The Penicillium oxalicum strain HP7-1 chromosome IV, whole genome shotgun sequence genome contains a region encoding:
- a CDS encoding Pyridoxal reductase: MPTLVGKEIGPIGYGTMRMTWQAHPPSQEVCFETLNKSLELGANFWNAGELYGTPEYNSLHLLNKYFTEYPENADKVVLSIKGGLKPGQLAPDGSEQNLRRSVDECLRVLDGKKKIDIFEAARQDPEYPVEHTVEVLAKYVAEGKIGGIGLSEVDAETIRRAHKLHPIAAVEVELSLWSTDILENDVAKTCAELKIPVVAYSPLGRGVLTGELTSPKDIPEGDFRRHMPRFQEENFQQNLKLVHEVKSLAAQKNVTPAQIALAWVRTLSNKPGMPTLIPIPGGTTVDKLIQNMSGVDSLTDDDMAAIDGILKQHAVAGTRY; encoded by the exons ATGCCTACTCTcgttggaaaagaaatcggCCCGATCGGCTATGGCACCATGA GAATGACCTGGCAAGCTCACCCGCCCAGCCAGGAGGTGTGCTTTGAGACCTTGAACAAGTCGCTGGAGCTGGGTGCCAACTTTTGGAACGCAGGCGAGCTCTACGGCACACCCGAGTACAACTCGCTGCATCTGCTCAACAAATACTTTACCGAATATCCCGAGAATGCGGACAAGGTCGTTCTCAGCATCAAGGGCGGCTTGAAACCGGGCCAGTTGGCCCCCGACGGATCGGAGCAGAACCTGCGTCGCAGTGTGGACGAGTGTCTACGCGTGCTggatggcaagaagaagatcgacaTCTTTGAAGCGGCGCGGCAAGATCCCGAGTATCCTGTCGAACACACGGTCGAGGTGCTTGCCAAGTACGTGGCAGAGGGCAAGATTGGCGGCATCGGCCTGAGTGAGGTGGACGCGGAGACGATTCGGAGAGC ACACAAGCTCCACCCGATCGCGGCAGTCGAGGTGGAACTGTCACTCTGGTCGACCGATATTCTCGAGAACGACGTCGCCAAGACTTGCGCAGAGCTCAAAATTCCGGTCGTCGCCTACTCTCCGTTGGGGCGTGGCGTGCTCACTGGAGAATTGACTTCCCCCAAGGATATTCCAGAAGGTGACTTCCGCCGCCATATGCCACGATTCCAGGAAGAAAACTTCCAGCAGAATCTCAAACTGGTCCACGAGGTCAAGAGCCTGGCGGCTCAGAAAAATGTGACACCGGCCCAGATTGCTCTGGCCTGGGTCCGGACACTGAGCAACAAGCCTGGGATGCCCACTCTAATTCCCATTCCTGGCGGTACGACCGTCGACAAACTGATCCAGAATATGAGCGGTGTAGACTCGCTCACGGATGACGACATGGCTGCCATTGATGGAATCTTGAAGCAGCACGCAGTCGCCGGGACCCGCTATTAA
- a CDS encoding Translation initiation factor RLI1: MSDKLTRIAIVNSDKCKPKKCRQECKKSCPVVRTGKLCIEVTSDSKIAFISESLCIGCGICPKKCPFGAINIINLPTNLESQVTHRYSANSFKLHRLPMPRPGQVLGLVGTNGIGKSTALKILSGKLKPNLGRYDNPPDWEEILKYFRGSELQNYFTKVLEDNLKAVVKPQYVDQIPRAVKGPVQGVKDLIQARVSLDNMQEIMDVLELNQVADRDIGHLSGGELQRFAIGLVCVQKADVYMFDEPSSYLDVKQRLAAARTIRGLLRPDDYVIVVEHDLSVLDYLSDFICVLYGRPAVYGVVTLPSSVREGINIFLDGHIPTENLRFREESLTFRLTEAGDDFIADKAHAYSYPSMEKTLGNFHLKVETGQFTDSEIIVMMGENGTGKTTFCKMLAGAEKPDGNRSVPKMNISMKPQKITPKFQGTVRQLFFKRIKAAFLSPQFQTDVYKPLKIDDFIDQEVQNLSGGELQRVAIVLALGMPADIYLIDEPSAYLDSEQRIVAARVIKRFIMHTKKTAFIVEHDFIMATYLADRVIVFDGKPSVDAHANAPESLVTGCNKFLKNLDVTFRRDPNSYRPRINKYNSQMDQEQKLAGNYYFLEEEN; this comes from the exons ATGTCTGACAAGCTTACTCG TATCGCGATCGTGAACAGCGACAAG TGTAAACCCAAG AAATGTCGCCAAGAATGCAAGAAGTCTTGTCCTGTGGTTCGCACAGGCAAGCTTTGCATTGAGGTTACCTCCGACTCGAAGATCGCCTTCATCTCGGAAAGCCTTTGCATCGGTTGCGGTATTTGCCCGAAGAAATGCCCATTCGGCGCcatcaacatcatcaactTGCCCACCAACCTGGAGAGCCAGGTCACCCATCGCTACTCTGCCAACAGTTTCAAGCTCCACCGTCTGCCTATGCCCCGTCCCGGCCAAGTCCTCGGTCTTGTTGGAACCAACGGTATTGGCAAGAGTACAGCACTCAAAATTCTCAGTGGCAAGCTGAAGCCGAACTTGGGTCGCTATGACAACCCCCCTGATTGGGAGGAGATCCTGAAGTACTTCCGCGGATCCGAGCTGCAAA ACTACTTCACCAAGGTTCTGGAAGACAACTTGAAGGCTGTCGTGAAGCCTCAGTATGTTGATCAGATTCCCCGTGCGGTCAAGGGACCCGTCCAGGGTGTGAAGGACCTCATCCAAGCCCGTGTCTCACTCGACAACATGCAAGAGATTATGGACGTTCTGG AGCTCAACCAGGTCGCTGATCGTGACATTGGGCATCTCTCTGGTGGTGAGCTGCAGCGTTTCGCCATTGGTTTGGTCTGTGTGCAGAAGGCCGACGT GTACATGTTCGACGAGCCGTCATCCTACCTTGATGTTAAGCAGCGTTTGGCCGCTGCCCGCACTATTCGCGGCCTCCTTCGCCCGGACGACTACGTCATCGTGGTCGAGCACGATCTTTCGGTTCTCGACTATCTCTCTGATTTCATTTGCGTGCTTTACGGTCGTCCCGCTGTTTACGGTGTCGTGACCCTTCCTTCTTCCGTGCGAGAGGGTATcaacatcttcctcgacggtcACATTCCAACTGAGAACTTGCGATTCCGTGAAGAGTCCCTGACCTTCCGCTTGACCGAGGCTGGTGATGACTTCATCGCGGACAAGGCGCACGCCTATAGTTATCCCTCTATGGAAAAGACCCTTGGCAACTTCCACCTGAAGGTTGAGACTGGTCAATTCACCGACTCCGAGATCATTGTCATGATGGGTGAGAACGGAACCGGAAAAACCACCTTCTGTAAGATGCTGGCTGGCGCCGAGAAGCCTGACGGGAACCGCTCGGTACCCAAGATGAACATCAGCATGAAGCCCCAGAAGATCACCCCCAAGTTCCAGGGTACCGTGCGCCAGCTATTCTTCAAGCGTATTAAGGCGGCTTTCCTTTCCCCGCAATTCCAGACCGATGTCTACAAGCCGCTCAAGATTGACGATTTCATTGACCAGGAGGTGCAGAACCTGTCTGGTGGTGAACTGCAGCGTGTCGCAATTGTGCTTGCTCTGGGTATGCCCGCTGACATTTACCTCATTGACGAGCCGTCCGCCTATCTCGATTCCGAACAGCGTATTGTTGCCGCTCGAGTCATCAAGCGTTTCATCATGCACACCAAGAAGACGGCCTTCATTGTTGAGCACGATTTCATCATGGCGACTTACCTTGCCGACCGTGTCATTGTGTTCGATGGAAAGCCTTCAGTGGATGCTCACGCCAATGCCCCCGAGTCTCTCGTCACTGGCTGCAACAAGTTCTTGAAGAACCTTGATGTCACCTTCCGTCGGGACCCCAACAGCTACCGCCCTCGTATCAACAAGTACAACAGTCAGATGGACCAGGAGCAGAAGCTCGCGGGCAACTACTATTtcctggaggaagagaacTGA
- a CDS encoding Pre-mRNA-processing factor 31, which yields MSAADDLLRDFEEDEDFQDDEVDQQDLVEEPAQEDALKPSNEFDMSIETADELTRLHKVLRDHYSVRFPELETLVTNSIKYAKTVAILKNGPLDDIKAIQSSTDNITGEALSSVLDAPTLMVVTVEGTTTKGRPLTESELKVILDTCERILKLDRERTALTESIRSRVNSIAPNLAALVGPHTAAQFLNQTGGLQELAKIPACNLGAQGSRRQEGLGFATNIGIRSKGFLYDSALIQEVPDDLKKQAIRIVAAKMVLATRADMAQYNKDGSLGEELKEQCFKRLEKLTEPAPNSGVKALPAPDDKPSRKRGGRRARKAKEAVAMTELRKAQNRLAFGKEEAEVGYGTGEGTVGLGMLGQQNDGRIRALQIDQRTRAKLSKNNKGWGAATPISSGTASSLRGFGQGGPGGTASVLQSKGLRSSGVGSVSATAGTASTIAFTPVQGLELVDPKVQAEMNRKRKADEDRWFNSGTFTQVGGSQSNVNTQKDRDGFKVPALPLKKKVDTGETKMGPPPKPFNG from the coding sequence ATGTCGGCCGCGGACGATCTGCTGCGCGAtttcgaagaagatgaagatttTCAAGATGATGAGGTCGATCAGCAAGACCTCGTGGAGGAACCGGCCCAAGAAGACGCCTTGAAGCCTTCAAATGAATTTGACATGTCCATCGAGACCGCAGACGAACTAACGCGACTACACAAGGTTCTCCGTGACCACTACTCCGTTCGATTCCCCGAACTTGAAACTCTCGTTACCAACTCGATCAAATATGCAAAGACTGTCGCAATTCTCAAAAATGGACCCCTCGATGATATCAAAGCCATTCAAAGCTCTACGGACAACATCACCGGCGAGGCGCTTAGCTCTGTACTGGACGCCCCTACCCTTATGGTTGTGACGGTGGAGGGAACCACCACCAAAGGCCGCCCATTGACCGAGTCAGAGCTCAAGGTGATTCTTGACACCTGCGAGAGGATTCTGAAACTTGACCGTGAGCGCACTGCTCTCACAGAAAGCATTCGGTCTCGTGTGAACTCCATTGCGCCCAACCTCGCGGCTCTCGTCGGACCTCATACGGCGGCACAGTTCCTCAATCAAACTGGTGGCTTGCAAGAGCTTGCCAAAATCCCTGCTTGCAACCTAGGTGCTCAAGGTTCACGGCGGCAAGAAGGTCTTGGATTCGCTACCAATATCGGTATTCGCTCGAAGGGATTCTTGTACGATTCTGCCCTCATTCAAGAGGTTCCTGATGATTTGAAAAAGCAAGCTATCCGGATCGTGGCCGCGAAGATGGTGTTGGCCACTCGCGCAGATATGGCTCAGTACAATAAGGATGGCTCTCTGGGCGAAGAACTCAAAGAGCAATGCTTCAAACGGTTGGAGAAGCTAACAGAGCCCGCACCCAACTCGGGCGTGAAGGCCCTTCCCGCCCCGGATGATAAGCCCTCCCGCAAGCGAGGTGGACGTCGTGCacgcaaggccaaggaagccGTTGCGATGACGGAGCTACGCAAGGCTCAGAACCGTCTTGCATTTGGCAAGGAGGAGGCAGAAGTAGGGTACGGAACTGGAGAGGGGACCGTCGGTCTGGGTATGCTCGGACAACAGAACGACGGCCGGATTCGCGCTCTGCAAATCGACCAACGCACTCGCGCCAAACTCAGCAAGAACAACAAGGGCTGGGGTGCCGCCACCCCCATCAGCAGCGGCACGGCCTCATCACTGCGCGGTTTCGGCCAGGGCGGTCCTGGTGGCACGGCCAGTGTGCTCCAGTCCAAAGGTCTCCGCTCGTCCGGCGTTGGATCCGTGTCAGCCACCGCTGGTACCGCCAGTACAATTGCATTTACCCCTGTGCAGGGCTTAGAGCTCGTGGATCCAAAGGTCCAGGCCGAGATGAATCGGAAGCGCAAGGCGGATGAAGACCGCTGGTTCAACTCGGGCACATTTACCCAGGTCGGCGGCAGTCAAAGCAACGTCAACACCCAAAAAGATCGGGACGGTTTCAAGGTGCCCGCGCTTccgctgaagaagaaagtcGACACTGGAGAGACCAAGATGGGACCCCCACCGAAGCCTTTCAACGGGTAG
- a CDS encoding Chromodomain helicase hrp3: MLWLNVVTRLLSPSAVVFKLPTLTVLLATASSMVIPSGQEPFTSSSMPNGYSHTSVDADSPSEPETTTEKNLHPSQSFDSHPPLESSPEPDAADDSYEADSPASDPEDDEAGEENSGEDFVQSSRENSSSPEPSRGVKRKSSPLDEVEFMRQNPDLYGLRRSGRARQTRPVVDSSDSESDAVTQRSKRRRKEPSQQPSKASRSSTSSSFSETESDEYGGKGARATKARRRRLKQAASNEPSYAEVRFSTRNASKVSNYNEDDDDEIFQEDPDSLMDNYWAQPYVEDTRPAVDVVLNHRLKDGVDPKNPDVDRQDFEFYIKWQDKSHVHATWESNESLANYRSTRRVDNYVRKVLNEELRLLHDPDAPPEDREKWNLDRERDVEAIEDYKRVERVIGVREGEDGTTEYLVKWKRLFYDSCTWEAEDLVSDIAQTEIDRYIDRSSRVPVSDKNESNPATRRPFERIQSSPDFLQNGELKDFQIKGLNFLAFNWVKDRNVVLADEMGLGKTVQTVSFINWLRHVRRQQGPFIVIVPLSTMPAWADTFDNWTPDLNYVVYNGSEKARSVLRDYELMVDGNPKRPKFHVLLTTYEYAMNDSPFLGQFKWQFMAVDEAHRLKNRDSQLYVKLNEWKCQAKLLITGTPIQNNLAELSALMDFLNPGMVHVDVDMDLNSEHASQKLAELTEAIQPFMLRRTKSKVESDLPPKTEKIIRVELSDVQLEYYKNILTKNYAALNDGAKGMKQSLLNIMMELKKASNHPFMFPNAEAKILEGSSRREDILRAMITSSGKMMLLDQLLRKLKNDGHRVLIFCQMVGMLNILSEYMEYRGYKYQRLDGTIPSAARRLAIEHYNAPDSTDFAFLLSTRAGGLGINLMTADTVVLFDSDWNPQADLQAMARAHRIGQTRPVSVYRLVSKDTIEEEVIERARNKLMLEFITIQRGVTDKEATEMQNKMARVASEPNSTEDISRILKRRGQRMFEQTDNQKKLEQLDIDSVLANAELHHTEQEESIQADGGEEFLKAFDFVDIKVDDLSWDDIIPQDQLAEIKAEEKRKADERYLAEVIEENRPRKRHAPADSTETRGERQAKRQARAQVAIEDDDDDDDDNSSLDPKRPLEEKEYRSLSRAFLRYGDWEDCEELIVEDARLQNRDRETVHAALREITDKAAKLVQENLAQMDAIKKSGKNLTKKEQKAVLFDHHGVKRLNAWTIVDRPPDMRLVRKITSSLPDFKTFRLPEATKLADYSCSWGAREDGMLLVGIARHGFGAWAQIRDDTDLGLGDKFFLEEHRVERKTQRAQGEEKTTKSPGAVHLVRRAEYLLSVMRNKHSNGSNVNARRAVENHHRNNKRSSRVGSGSVSASPAPPARRGHREVDRSRPRSFTHGSRDSGERHHTPGHDRPRPGQDSERSRHRPSDATSDEVRRRRSHENGGSSKEDIAKSFFRPILPNLRQVSMITAKNYPNKHERALKLRSTIVKIGKFIRGTLEGEQSMPSLERRLWDYVSANYWPNKEASGTKLQQMFDKVMDAGKAEKEKSSNGS, from the exons ATGTTATGGCTGAATGTTGTGACGCGTCTGCTGTCGCCTTCAGCCGTTGTCTTCAAGCTTCCAACGCTGACTGTTCTTCTCGCGACAGCCTCCAGCATGGTGATCCCATCGGGTCAAGAACCATTTACCTCATCGTCTATGCCAAATGGCTATTCTCATACCTCTGTTGATGCAGACTCCCCTTCCGAACCCGAAACCACCACAGAGAAGAACCTTCATCCCTCCCAATCGTTCGACTCCCATCCCCCACTGGAGTCTTCACCCGAACCTGATGCTGCAGACGACTCGTACGAGGCTGATTCTCCGGCATCTGACcctgaagatgatgaagctgGAGAGGAGAACAGTGGTGAGGACTTCGTTCAGTCCAGCCGAGAAAActcttcatctccagaaCCAAGTCGCGGTGTCAAGCGAAAATCATCGCCGCTTGACGAAGTCGAATTTATGCGACAAAACCCAGACCTCTATGGCTTGCGCCGAAGTGGTCGCGCGCGTCAGACTCGCCCCGTCGTCGACTCGTCAGATTCCGAATCTGATGCTGTCACCCAACGCTCCAAGCGCCGGCGCAAGGAGCCCTCGCAACAGCCTTCGAAGGCCTCACGGTCATCTACCAgctcctccttctcagaAACTGAAAGTGATGAGTACGGTGGTAAAGGTGCTCGAGCAACCAAGGCACGTCGACGTCGCCTTAAGCAAGCTGCGAGCAATGAGCCATCCTATGCTGAGGTTCGGTTCTCTACACGTAACGCATCGAAGGTTTCCAACTACAatgaggacgacgacgatgagatcTTCCAAGAGGATCCAGACAGCCTCATGGATAATTACTGGGCACAGCCTTATGTTGAGGACACCCGCCCAGCAGTTGATGTCGTGTTGAATCATCGATTGAAAGACGGGGTAGATCCAAAGAACCCCGACGTTGATCGCCAAGACTTCGAATTTTACATCAAGTGGCAGGATAAGTCTCATGTTCATGCGACGTGGGAGTCAAATGAGTCTCTCGCAAATTACCGTAGCACGCGTCGTGTTGATAATTATGTCCGCAAAGTGCTTAACGAGGAGCTCCGTCTTCTGCATGACCCTGACGCGCCGCCAGAGGATCGAGAAAAGTGGAATCTCGATCGCGAACGAGACGtcgaggccattgaggatTACAAACGCGTCGAACGAGTCATCGGCGTGCGGGAAGGCGAGGACGGTACTACTGAGTATCTTGTCAAGTGGAAACGACTTTTCTACGACTCATGCACATGGGAGGCCGAGGATCTAGTGAGCGACATTGCGCAGACCGAGATCGACCGCTACATTGACCGATCATCCCGTGTCCCTGTTTCTGATAAAAACGAGTCCAACCCAGCGACACGTCGCCCCTTCGAGCGTATCCAGTCATCCCCCGATTTCTTGCAAAACGGTGAACTCAAAGACTTCCAGATTAAGGGTCTTAATTTTTTGGCCTTCAACTGGGTCAAGGATCGAAACGTGGTGTTGGCTGATGAGATGGGTCTGGGGAAAACAGTGCAGACAGTTTCTTTCATCAATTGGCTCCGACACGTTCGGCGGCAACAAGGCCCGTTCATTGTGATTGTTCCGCTGTCGACCATGCCGGCGTGGGCTGACACTTTTGACAACTGGACGCCTGACCTCAACTACGTAGTATACAACGGCAGCGAGAAGGCGCGCTCTGTGCTGCGTGACTACGAGTTGATGGTGGACGGGAACCCCAAGCGACCAAAGTTCCACGTCCTCCTCACGACATACGAGTACGCGATGAATGATTCCCCCTTCCTTGGCCAATTCAAATGGCAATTCATGGCTGTGGACGAAGCGCATCGTCTAAAGAACAGAGATTCGCAGCTCTACGTCAAGCTCAACGAATGGAAGTGTCAAGCAAAGCTGCTCATCACCGGTACTCCCATTCAGAACAACCTTGCCGAGCTCTCTGCCCTGATGGACTTCCTCAATCCTGGCATGGTTCATGTTGATGTAGACATGGATCTCAATTCGGAGCACGCATCGCAAAAGTTGGCCGAATTGACAGAAGCTATTCAGCCTTTCATGCTTCGACGCACAAAGTCGAAAGTAGAATCGGATCTTCCCCCAAAAACAGAGAAGATCATTCGAGTCGAGCTGTCTGACGTTCAGTTGGAGTACTACAAGAACATCCTGACGAAGAACTATGCCGCCCTCAACGATGGGGCGAAAGGTATGAAGCAGTCGCTGCTGAACATCATGATGGAGCTCAAGAAAGCTAGTAATCATCCGTTCATGTTCCCCAACGCGGAGGCAAAAATCCTCGAAGGCAGTTCGCGCCGTGAGGATATTCTACGTGCCATGATCACCAGTAGCGGCAAGATGATGCTTTTGGATCAACTGCTCCGCAAGCTCAAGAATGACGGTCATCGCGTTCTCATTTTCTGTCAGATGGTCGGCATGCTCAATATTTTGAGCGAGTACATGGAATACCGTGGGTACAAATACCAGCGCCTGGACGGAACCATTCCTTCTGCTGCTCGTCGACTGGCTATCGAACACTACAATGCGCCAGACAGCACTGACTTCGCCTTTCTCCTATCCACACGGGCCGGTGGTCTGGGTATCAATCTGATGACGGCTGACACGGTTGTCCTCTTTGATTCCGACTGGAACCCTCAAGCGGATTTGCAAGCCATGGCTCGAGCGCACCGAATTGGGCAAACAAGACCGGTCAGCGTCTACCGTCTCGTATCAAAAGATAccatcgaggaggaggttaTCGAAAGAGCTCGCAACAAGCTCATGCTTGAATTTATCACAATTCAGCGTGGTGTGACCGACAAAGAGGCCACAGAAATGCAGAACAAGATGGCTCGCGTGGCTAGCGAACCCAACTCTACCGAGGATATCTCGCGTATTCTCAAGCGACGCGGTCAGCGGATGTTCGAGCAGACGGATAATCAGAAGAAGCTTGAGCAGCTAGACATTGATTCAGTTCTCGCTAATGCAGAGCTTCATCATACCGAACAGGAGGAGTCCATTCAGGCGGACGGTGGTGAGGAGTTCTTGAAGGCTTTCGACTTCGTTGACATCAAGGTGGATGACCTCTCTTGGGATGATATCATTCCTCAGGACCAGTTGGCAGAAATCAAAGCCGAAGAGAAGCGAAAGGCGGACGAGAGGTATCTCGCAGAAGTCATCGAGGAAAACCGGCCCCGGAAGCGCCACGCACCAGCTGATTCAACAGAGACTCGTGGTGAGCGTCAAGCCAAACGCCAAGCAAGGGCCCAGGTCGCGAttgaggacgatgatgacgacgatgacgacaaCAGCTCGCTCGATCCGAAGCGCCCACTAGAAGAGAAGGAATACCGCTCTCTCTCGCGCGCATTCTTACGCTACGGCGACTGGGAAGACTGTGAGGAACTTATCGTTGAGGACGCACGCCTACAAAACCGCGACCGGGAGACTGTCCACGCTGCTCTGCGTGAGATTACAGACAAGGCCGCCAAACTAGTTCAAGAGAACTTGGCCCAGATGGACGCCATCAAAAAGTCTGGCAAGAACTTGAcgaagaaagaacaaaaggCAGTCTTGTTTGACCACCACGGTGTCAAACGCCTGAACGCTTGGACCATCGTCGACCGACCCCCCGACATGCGTCTCGTGCGTAAGATCACAAGTTCTTTGCCGGACTTTAAGACGTTCCGCCTCCCAGAAGCCACTAAGCTTGCCGACTACAGCTGCTCCTGGGGTGCCCGTGAGGATGGTATGCTTCTCGTTGGAATCGCGCGTCACGGGTTCGGAGCGTGGGCCCAAATTCGCGACGATACcgatcttggtcttggcgatAAGTTCTTCCTCGAGGAGCATCGCGTCGAGAGGAAGACCCAGCGTGCCcagggagaagagaagaccaCCAAGTCGCCTGGAGCTGTCCATCTTGTGCGACGTGCGGAATATCTGCTCTCTGTGATGAGGAACAAGCACAGCAATGGGAGCAACGTCAATGCGAGAAGAGCCGTGGAGAACCACCACCGAAACAACAAGCGCTCGTCAAGAGTCGGAAGTGGTAGTGTCTCCGCATCTCCCGCCCCACCTGCTCGCAGAGGTCATCGTGAGGTTGATCGCTCACGACCTCGTTCCTTCACTCACGGAAGCCGTGACTCTGGTGAGCGTCACCACACACCCGGCCATGATCGCCCCAGGCCAGGCCAGGATAGTGAGCGTTCGCGCCACCGTCCATCAGACGCCACCAGCGACGAAGTCCGCCGGCGCCGAAGCCATGAAAATGGCGGCTCCAGCAAGGAGGACATTGCCAAGTCTTTCTTCCGCCCGATCCTGCCGAACCTCAGGCAGGTCTCCATGATCACGGCCAAGAACTATCCCAACAAGCACGAGCGTGCGCTCAAGCTTCGCAGTACAATTGTGAAGATTGGGAAGTTTATCCGCGGCACACTGGAAGGCGAGCAGTCCATGCCTTCCCTTGAACGACGTCTGTG GGACTATGTTTCCGCCAACTATTGGCCCAATAAGGAGGCCAGCGGAACGAAGCTCCAGCAGATGTTCGACAAGGTCATGGACGCTGGcaaggcggagaaggagaagtcCTCGAACGGCTCATGA